From Epinephelus lanceolatus isolate andai-2023 chromosome 2, ASM4190304v1, whole genome shotgun sequence, one genomic window encodes:
- the drd4b gene encoding dopamine receptor D4b — protein MSDISTDFNNDTLPAAAVTDFNFPALIFGILLIVIITGGNVLVCLSVYLEKALKTTTNYFIVSLAFADLLLAVLVLPLFVYAEFQGGVWSLNMLMCDSLMTMDVMLCTASIFNLCAISVDRFIAVSIPLNYNRKHVDHRQLILLSATWLLALAVASPVIFGINNVPDRDPSECKLEDNNYVVYSSVCSFFIPCPIMVLLYFGVFRGLRHWEEARKVKLRSSIEACRKLQHAAVATALPPLTGTIPGPLPMPLPRIIERDLAQSRLDDTGDYIQQEIPYPRQYRENSVPTVTFSQQQHRKKRAKINSRERKAMKVLPVVVGCFLFCWTPFFVVHTMRAVCLTCNIPPSLMSTVTWLGYVNSALNPIIYTIFNTEFKKFFKKCFRSCC, from the exons ATGTCGGACATCTCCACTGATTTTAACAACGACACGCTGCCGGCGGCCGCGGTTACGGACTTCAACTTCCCCGCGCTCATATTCGGGATTTTACTGATTGTGATCATCACTGGTGGAAACGTGCTCGTGTGCCTCAGCGTGTACCTGGAGAAGGCTTTAAAAACCACCACCAACTACTTCATAGTCAGTTTGGCGTTCGCAGACCTGCTGCTGGCGGTGCTGGTGCTGCCGCTCTTCGTTTACGCAGAG tttcaGGGTGGAGTTTGGTCCTTGAACATGCTGATGTGTGACAGCCTGATGACCATGGATGTGATGCTGTGCACCGCCTCTATATTCAACCTGTGCGCCATCAGCGTGGACAG GTTCATTGCCGTGTCCATCCCTCTGAACTACAACCGTAAACATGTGGACCACCGTCAGCTCATCCTGCTGTCGGCCACCTGGCTGCTGGCCCTGGCCGTGGCCTCGCCGGTCATCTTTGGCATCAACAACGTGCCTGACCGCGACCCCAGCGAGTGCAAACTGGAGGACAACAACTACGTGGTTTACTCTTCAGTCTGCTCCTTCTTCATCCCCTGCCCTATCATGGTCCTGCTCTACTTCGGGGTTTTCCGTGGCCTGCGGCACTGGGAGGAGGCCCGTAAGGTCAAACTGCGCAGCAGCATCGAGGCCTGCAGGAAGCTGCAGCACGCCGCTGTCGCCACCGCCCTCCCCCCGCTGACGGGCACCATCCCCGGGCCTCTGCCCATGCCTCTGCCCAGGATCATCGAGAGGGACTTGGCCCAGTCTCGGCTAGACGATACGGGCGACTACATACAGCAGGAGATTCCTTATCCTCGGCAGTACAGAGAGAACTCTGTGCCCACGGTAACgttcagtcagcagcagcacaggaagAAGAGAGCCAAGATCAACAGCAGGGAGAGGAAAGCTATGAAGGTGCTACCTGTCGTAGTAG GTTGCTTCCTGTTCTGCTGGACTCCGTTCTTCGTGGTGCACACGATGCGAGCCGTCTGTCTGACGTGCAACATCCCTCCCAGTCTGATGAGCACTGTCACCTGGCTGGGCTACGTCAACAGCGCTCTCAACCCCATCATCTACACCATCTTCAACACAGAGTTCAAGAAGTTCTTCAAGAAGTGTTTCCGCAGCTGCTGCTGA